One window of the Podospora pseudocomata strain CBS 415.72m chromosome 7, whole genome shotgun sequence genome contains the following:
- the PIK1 gene encoding Phosphatidylinositol 4-kinase pik1alpha (PI4-kinase)(PtdIns-4-kinase) (EggNog:ENOG503NTYJ; COG:G) has translation MSWDLLQRFLESDVFNQNPFLSVSYLSRYADHIGIHYVLCNKLRQFPYEDIEFFLPQLCHLIISVDNESMALEEFLLDLCEESVTAALLTFWLFQTYLHDLSSNPQTEAFSTCRRVYNKVQHIVFGVSDVRRQEKIVENALPVTVLGSFVLASIALPMLPGWAGPLAVAQARRPRPVIESIAEPVAAAPQTQNKNVPARAHTVTAGSSRSKRAKESRIASAPDVKVQPTSQNNSPKKHRTKPSRPGTSGSVAEAPLPESSRPTPVESLENLSLEARISSASLPLPDSRPRIVTRPTTPLTAGLRPHDMSRKHSHSVKTMLNQAEMTNEQKIRLLRQNYFRCQTAFLTALEDISNRLVIVPKPARLSALRAELALIARDLPAEVDIPVLCPPTLVDGSPSKSRHHRIVRLNPAEATVLNSAEKVPYLLMVEILRDDFTFDPDTQDNQRLLTTLLVEQGTRKRIFDLSDAPSIPAVSRTPPAEPVVDSVFEPASGDLGASPMLKPSDDDLFGPVPPLPRTQSLRVGNPNIAVSGAVDNKTTPRHSIHTSISGSPSPPARSRTLTISNPRNNSVDQPDFSALAIHMRTASQMLAQLDATSGKRPKQEVAAIRAKIIASMQSLEEQSFDLDDGHGPTFDTIIAKSEVGSAAAASNNNANGTTDMENEGSAGPEPANINANAGIDRMENDIKTGGLQRKGDRDDPSAAVFGEAWEVKKERIRKSSPYGWMKNWDLMSVIIKTGSDLRQEAFACQLIRVCHKIWVDAGVPVWVKLMRILVTGESSGLIETIANGVSLHSIKRSLTMASIESGQNPRRRIATLKDHFVKVFGKPDSEGHKAGVDAFKRSLAAYSVISYVLQLKDRHNGNVLIDNEGHIIHIDFGFMLSNSPGSVGFEAAPFKFTYEYVDVLGGVGSPDYEDFKKLCKQAFQALRRSADNIIDLVSMMGRESKMPCYGAGVTQVTAALRQRFQLQLSADEAEQFVETDLIGKSLGSYYTRLYDTFQYRTQGIY, from the exons atGTCTTGGGACTTGCTTCAGCGGTTCCTCGAGAGCGATGTCTTTAACCAGAATCCTTTCCTCTCGGTGTCGTACCTCTC ACGATATGCCGACCACATAGGCATTCACTATGTGCTGTGCAACAAGCTTCGCCAATTTCCCTACGAGGACATCGAGTTCTTCCTGCCGCAACTGTGCCATCTTATTATAAGCGTCGACAATGAGTCCATGGCTCTGGAGGAATTCCTCCTGGACCTATGCGAGGAGTCGGTGACAGCAGCGCTCCTG ACCTTTTGGTTGTTTCAAACTTACCTCCATGACCTCTCGTCGAATCCGCAAACCGAGGCTTTCAGCACTTGCCGCCGAGTCTATAACAAGGTGCAACACATAGTGTTTGGGGTATCAGACGTTAGGAGACAGGAAAAGATTGTGGAAAATGCACTGCCGGTGACTGTCTTGGGGAGCTTCGTGTTGGCGAGCATTGCTTTGCCCATGTTGCCTGGCTGGGCGGGGCCCCTTGCTGTTGCGCAAGCGAGAAGACCACGCCCTGTTATCGAAAGCATCGCCGAGCCAGTCGCCGCTGCTCCTCAGACTCAGAATAAGAATGTGCCTGCTAGAGCGCATACTGTGACGGCCGGGAGTAGCAGGTCCAAACGCGCAAAGGAGAGTCGCATAGCAAGCGCCCCAGACGTCAAGGTTCAGCCCACTTCCCAGAACAACTCGCCCAAAAAACACAGGACCAAACCGTCAAGACCCGGTACGTCTGGGAGCGTAGCAGAGGCACCATTGCCAGAATCAAGCCGGCCTACTCCAGTCGAAAGTTTGGAAAATCTCAGCCTTGAAGCACGCATCAGCTCGGCATCCTTACCGCTGCCTGATTCTCGACCTCGTATCGTTACCAGACCCACCACGCCCCTGACAGCTGGCCTACGACCGCACGACATGTCTAGGAAACATTCGCACAGCGTCAAGACCATGCTGAACCAAGCTGAGATGACCAATGAGCAAAAAATACGGCTCTTGAGACAAAACTACTTTCGCTGTCAGACAGCTTTCTTGACAGCATTGGAGGATATCTCGAACCGCTTGGTGATTGTGCCTAAGCCGGCTCGTCTGAGTGCTCTGCGCGCCGAGCTTGCCTTGATCGCCAGGGACTTGCCTGCCGAGGTTGATATCCCAGTGTTGTGCCCGCCTACTCTAGTAGACGGCTCACCATCGAAAAGCCGCCACCACAGAATAGTCCGGTTGAACCCGGCCGAGGCAACAGTTCTTAACAGTGCTGAAAAAGTGCCGTATCTACTCATGGTGGAAATTCTGAGGGACGATTTTACCTTTGATCCTGACACCCAGGATAACCAGAGGCTGCTTACGACTCTACTGGTCGAGCAGGGGACGAGGAAAAGAATATTCGATTTATCTGATGCCCCTAGCATACCTGCCGTTTCCCGGACACCACCGGCCGAGCCAGTGGTGGATAGCGTTTTCGAGCCAGCTTCTGGAGATCTGGGGGCTTCGCCTATGCTCAAGCCCTCAGATGACGATCTATTTGGCCCTGTACCGCCATTGCCAAGAACTCAATCGCTCCGGGTTGGCAACCCAAATATCGCTGTTTCTGGGGCTGTAGACAACAAGACAACGCCTCGACACTCTATACACACTAGTATCTCTGGGTCACCTAGTCCTCCGGCTAGAAGCCGTACTTTGACTATCAGCAACCCGCGAAATAACTCTGTCGATCAGCCTGACTTTTCGGCACTGGCTATTCATATGCGAACGGCATCTCAGATGCTGGCCCAGCTGGACGCAACCAGCGGGAAGCGTCCAAAACAAGAAGTAGCGGCCATCCGCGCCAAGATCATTGCAAGCATGCAGAgtctggaggagcagagcTTTGATCTGGATGACGGCCATGGACCAACGTTTGACACCATCATAGCCAAGAGCGAGGTGGGCTCCGCTGCTGCGGCCAGCAATAATAACGCCAATGGAACAACAGACATGGAAAACGAAGGCAGTGCCGGCCCTGAACCAGCAAATATCAACGCCAATGCCGGTATTGACAGGATGGAAAATGACATCAAGACGGGTGGTCTTCAGCGCAAGGGTGACCGTGACGATCCCAGCGCGGCGGTCTTTGGAGAGGcgtgggaggtgaagaaggagcggATCCGCAAGTCTTCGCCGTACGGATGGATGAAGAACTGGGACCTTATGAGCGTCATTATCAAGACAGGCTCTGACTTGAGGCAGGAGGCGTTTGCATGCCAGTTGATTCGAGTCTGCCACAAGATCTGGGTGGATGCTGGGGTGCCGGTGTGGGTGAAGCTCATGCGGATCCTGGTGACGGGAGAATCATCTGGCTTGATCGAGACGATTGCCAACGGCGTATCCCTTCACTCCATCAAGCGCAGCCTGACGATGGCGTCGATCGAGTCGGGGCAGAacccaaggaggaggatcgcCACGCTCAAGGACCATTTCGTGAAAGTGTTTGGCAAGCCTGACAGCGAGGGGCACAAGGCTGGCGTGGACGCTTTCAAGAGATCGCTGGCGGCGTACAGCGTTATTTCTTATGTGCTCCAGCTCAAGGACAGGCACAACGGGAACGTGCTGATTGACAACGAGGGGCACATTATTCACATTGACTTTGGGTTCATGCTGTCGAACTCGCCGGGGTCGGTTGGGTTTGAGGCGGCGCCGTTCAAGTTTACGTATGAGTATGTGGATGtgctggggggtgttgggtcGCCTGATTATGAGGATTTTAAGAAGCTTTGCAAGCAGGCTTTTCAGG CTCTTCGACGATCAGCGGATAATATCATCGACCTGGTCAGCATGATGGGGCGGGAGAGCAAGATGCCTTGTTATGGAGCGGGCGTCACGCAGGTCACGGCGGCATTGAGGCAGAGGTTTCAGCTGCAGCTGAGCGCGGATGAGGCGGAGCAGTTTGTTGAGACGGATTTGATTGGGAAGTCGTTGGGGAGTTATTACACAAGGCT TTATGATACCTTTCAATATAGAACACAGGGAATCTACTGA
- a CDS encoding hypothetical protein (COG:E; EggNog:ENOG503PAWV) produces the protein MQEPEIFTQPITSKDRIDGSQSPNGLELDTYRGTIYSNGLSSPGGNGHGGSRGGPNDDNSSDDYHDFVYPEERKLGTWSTAFLIINRVVGAGIFSTPSSIILSINSVGMTLLFWVLGGIMTFCSLFVYLEYGTALPRSGGEKVYLERVYQRPRYLATCIFAVQFVFFAISTANSISFSSYLLRAAKGSSGNEEYLRSQQLQPNINDPEDERQWLTRGIAVAAITVVCLIHAFAPRWGIWLSNGLGAFKLVLLSLLVCTGFAALAGKTASPRPEPSNFSSFNGPEMETANARTLDTGPPMAQTAAGYALGLLQVLYSYGGWENANYVLTEVRNAPTTLRRAAPIAISIVTVLYVLANIAYFSAMTKDQMANSRVVVAAQFFENVWGKSVFVQRVLPLFIGFSSLGNVFAQSFAMPRVKQELAKEGVLPWSRFWASDWPFNAPSGAIFLHWIVTTVFILASQTSDVYTFVTNVFVYSSNWIKILLAVGLVYLNFTPSERWAEQRTTFRSSPLLTIFWTVSLLFVQAATFIPNQVFTTERLPYYVVPTLGTSLLAIGTAYWLIWAKVLPAFGYHIQHEIVQMPDGSERVKYKRVRPKKKRKRQGQWQRPRRQSVW, from the exons ATGCAAGAACCAGAGATCTTCACCCAgcccatcacctccaaaGACCGAATCGACGGCTCCCAATCCCCCAACGGTCTCGAATTAGACACCTACCGCGGCACAATTTACAGCAAcggcctctcctcccccggtgGAAACGGCCACGGCGGCAGCCGCGGTGGTCCCAACGACGACAATTCCTCCGATGATTACCACGACTTCGTTTACCCAGAAGAACGCAAGCTAGGGACATGGTCGACCGCTTTCCTAATCATCAACCGGGTGGTGGGAGCCGGCATCTTCAGCACGCCAAGTAGTATCATTCTCAGTATCAACAGCGTGGGGATGACGTTGCTGTTTTGGGTGCTGGGGGGTATTATGACTTTTTG CAGCCTCTTCGTCTACCTAGAATACGGCACCGCCCTCCCCCGCTCCGGCGGCGAAAAAGTCTACCTCGAGCGCGTCTACCAACGGCCAAGATACTTGGCAACCTGCATCTTCGCCGTGCAgttcgtcttcttcgccatctccaccgccaactCGATTTCCTTCAGCTCCTACCTTCTCCGCGCCGCCAAAGGTAGCAGCGGCAATGAGGAATACCTCCGAAGCCAGCAGCTCCAgcccaacatcaacgaccCCGAAGACGAGCGCCAATGGCTCACCCGAGGCATCGCCGTTGCAGCCATCACGGTCGTCTGTCTCATCCACGCTTTTGCCCCAAGATGGGGTATCTGGCTCAGCAACGGGTTGGGGGCCTTCaagttggtgttgctgagtCTGTTAGTCTGCACTGGTTTTGCGGCATTGGCGGGAAAGACGGCCAGTCCGAGGCCGGAGCCGAGTAACTTTTCGAGTTTCAATGGCCCGGAAATGGAGACTGCGAATGCGAGGACGCTAGATACTGGTCCGCCAATGGCGCAGACAGCGGCGGGGTATGCGTTGGGGCTGTTGCAGGTGCTATACTCGTATGGAGGGTGGGAGAATGCAAACTATGTGTTGACCGAGGTGAGGAATGCGCCGACCACGTTGAGGAGAGCGGCGCCCATTGCGATTAGTATCGTTACGGTGTTGTATGTGTTGGCGAATATTGCTTAT TTTTCTGCCATGACGAAAGATCAGATGGCCAATTCGAGAGTGGTAGTCGCTGCTCAGTTTTTCGAGAACGTCTGGGGGAAGAGCGTCTTCGTTCAGAGGGTTTTGCCGTTGTTTATCGGGTTTTCCTCGCTGGGCAACGTGTTTGCCCAGTCGTTCGCCATGCCTCGTGTGAAGCAGGAGTTGGCCAAGGAGGGTGTCTTGCCATGGTCACGGTTCTGGGCGAGTGACTGGCCGTTCAATGCTCCATCCGGTGCCATCTTTCTCCACTGGATTGTGACAACAGTCTTCATCCTTGCCTCGCAGACGTCAGACGTGTACACCTTTGTCACCAACGTCTTCGTGTACAGCTCGAACTGGATCAAGATCcttcttgctgttgggcTGGTGTACCTGAACTTTACGCCCTCGGAGCGTTGGGCGGAGCAGAGGACTACCTTCCGGAGCTCGCCCTTGTTGACGATTTTCTGGACGGTGTCGttgctgtttgtgcaggcGGCGACGTTCATTCCGAACCAGGTGTTCACGACGGAGAGATTGCCGTACTACGTCGTACCCACGTTGGGTACGAGTCTGTTGGCGATCGGGACGGCATACTGGCTGATTTGGGCAAAGGTGCTGCCCGCGTTTGGATACCATATCCAGCATGAGATTGTCCAGATGCCTGATGGTAGCGAGAGAGTGAAGTACAAG AGAGTCAgaccaaaaaagaagagaaaaagacaaGGCCAATGGCAACGTCCGAGGAGGCAGTCGGTTTGGTGA